From Danaus plexippus chromosome 11, MEX_DaPlex, whole genome shotgun sequence, the proteins below share one genomic window:
- the LOC116765919 gene encoding elongation of very long chain fatty acids protein 7-like, which produces MSGFVKIAIDDYYSDNNWTTIINKYWMLAERVSDPRVQGWFMFDTPIATFAMVVAYLAAVLILVPLYMENRKPFRLKRTLICYNAFQVLLSLYMFYEHLMSGWWGDYSLTCQPVDYSDSEKARRMLHLCWVYYFSKLSEFADTIFFVLRKKKSQITWLHLYHHSLTPFEAWLLVKFIAGGHGTFSNIVNNLVHVIMYAYYMMAAMGPQYQKYLWWKKHLTTLQLIQFFMVLFHSISALVYDCGYPKIIASGLILHSTIFIVLFTNFYMKAYKDGRVPPEIETCNNNNTYITNSPMKNNIQEDYAGHMLKQKVQ; this is translated from the exons ATGTCTGGTTTCGTTAAAATCGCCATCGATGACTACTACTCGGACAACAACTGGACCACCATCATCAACAAATATTGGATGCTGGCTGAAAGAGTGTCGG ACCCCAGGGTACAAGGATGGTTCATGTTCGACACTCCGATAGCAACCTTCGCGATGGTGGTCGCGTATCTGGCAGCAGTATTAATTCTGGTACCTCTGTACATGGAGAACAGAAAACCCTTCCGCCTCAAGAGGACCCTGATCTGCTACAACGCCTTCCAGGTTTTGCTGTCACTTTATATGTTTTACGAG CACTTGATGTCAGGGTGGTGGGGTGACTACAGCCTAACATGCCAGCCGGTGGACTACAGTGACAGTGAAAAAGCCAGAAGA ATGCTGCATCTCTGCTGGGTGTACTACTTCTCGAAACTATCAGAGTTCGCGGAcacgatattttttgttcttcgCAAGAAGAAGAGTCAGATAACTTGGCTGCACTTGTACCATCACTCGCTGACGCCATTCGAAGCCTGgcttttagttaaatttattgcag GTGGTCACGGAACCTTCTCCAACATCGTCAATAATCTAGTCCACGTGATTATGTACGCCTACTATATGATGGCGGCTATGGGCCCTCAGTACCAGAAGTATTTGTGGTGGAAGAAACACCTCACAACACTTCAACTA atCCAATTCTTCATGGTTTTGTTCCATTCAATCAGTGCTCTTGTGTATGACTGCGGATATCCCAA GATCATCGCCAGCGGTCTCATTCTGCATTCAACAATATTCATAGTACTGTTCACTAATTTCTACATGAAGGCCTACAAAGACGGACGCGTTCCGCCGGAAATAGAGACGtgcaacaacaacaacacttACATTACAAACAGTCCCATGAAGAACAACATCCAGGAGGACTACGCGGGACATATGTTGAAACAAAAAGTGCAATGA